The Flavobacterium commune genome contains the following window.
GACTGATTATGTGCGTTCCGGAAACCGAACTTTAGAATATTCGTATAATGATTATTGTCTGGCAATTGTAGCCAAAGGAACCAAACGCAAAGGAGAATATTGGCGTTTTATCAAGCAGGCTGACAACTGGCAAAACCTGTGGAGAGACATCGAAGACAATGGTTCCCGTGGTTTTATTATGCCAAAAGATTCCAATAGAAAATGGGTAGATAGCATTCAATGCGCTGCAACCAACGGGAAAATTTCTTATGTGCCTTACACACCTTTGGCGCAGGATTGGCCTAATTGTGTTTGCTGGTGGTGTGGTGTTTTTTACGAAGCCAGTTCTTGGGAATATTCACTTTCAGTGCCTCATGATGTGGCGATGTTAATCAAAAAAACAGGTGGAAATGAAGCTTTCAAGAAAAGACTAAACACGCTGTTTGATAAAGGATTTTATAACGTTGCGAATGAGCCTTCATTTTTGAGTCCGAATTTATACCACTGGATTGGTCGTCCTGATTTGAGTAACGACCGCATTCACCAAATTATCGATAAAAATTATAATAGCAGCCGAAGCGGAATTCCAGGTAATGACGATTCTGGTGCCATGTCTTCCTGGTTGGCTTTTCACATGATGGGCTTGTATCCTAATGCGGGACAATCTTATTATTTGATCAATTCGCCATATTTCAAACAAACGGTGATTCATCAGGAAAATGGAAAAGATTTCACCATCAAAGCCAAGAATCTTTCGGATAAAAACAAATACATCAAATCGGTAACATTAAACGGAAAAGCATTCGAAAATGCATTTATTGAGCACAGCGATATTGTTGCGGGTGGTGGTGTGTTAGAATTTGAAATGGCTGCAACGCCTTCTAAAACATGGGGAACAAAACAAGTTCCGCCATCTAAATCAGATCAAATAATTGAGGAATAATAATTTTTATTGATGATTAAAATAATAGTAATGAAGAATTTTAAACCGGGTATTTTTATTTTGCTGATGAGCATGTTGCTGATTTCTTGTAAGCTAACAAGCAAGAAGGAAAATCTACAGACTAAATCAAAAATCGCAAATCCCATTATAGAAGGATATTTTGCAGATCCCTGCATTGTAAAAGAAGGAGATACTTTTTTTATTTATGCCACAATCGATCCTTGGGGAGGTGATGAGTTGGCTGTATTTTCAACTAAGGATTTCTTGAAATTTGAACGTCATCAATTAAATTGGCCCACAAAAAAAGCCTGTACAAGTCCGGGGTCCAATGATTCTATGGTATGGGCGCCTTCTGTTAAAAAAGCAGCAAACGGAAAATATTACATGTATGTTTCTGTGGGAAGCGAAATTTGGGTTGGTGTGAGTGATGCTCCTCTAGGTCCCTGGAAAAATGCCAAAGAAGATTCTTCACCTTTAATTTCATCAAAAGACTATCCTGCTGTACATAATATCGATGCCGATTGTTTTATTGATGAAGATGGTCAGGCTTATTTATACTGGGGTTCCGGATTTAATTGGAAAAATGGTGTTTGTATGGCGACCAAGCTGAATTCAGATATGATTTCATTTCATGGAGAACCCAAAGCAGTCACCCCTAAAGATTATTTTGAAGCTCCATACATGATTAAGCGTTTTGGAAAATATTATTTGATGTATTCATCAGGAAAAGCCATAGATGCCACTTATAAAGTAGGATATGCTGTGGGAAATTCTCCATTAGGTCCATTTGAAACAGCTTCGAATAGTCCTATTCTGGAAACGTCTGCTGATAGTACAACTTATGGACCGGGACATCATTCCGTATTTAATGAAAATGGACAGGATTATATTTTGTACCATCGCATTTTTCCGCAAAAAGAAAAATATGTTTTACGTCAAATTTGTATTGATAGTCTGAATTTTGATGCGAATCATCAAATAATAAAAATAAAACCAACTGGTATTACCAGTTTCTGATTTTCTATAATATAATCTAAAAAAATATGAGAACCAATCTTAAATTAATCCTATTGTTTATTGTTTTTGTTTTTGAAGCAGGAAACTGTCAATCGACAAAATCAAAAACAGAAATAGCTACTACTGCCAGCCAGCTTATTGCTCGCGTTGTGCCAAATCACGCTTCGCAGTTTAGTGTCGAAATCGAATCTTCCAATAAAGAAGATTGGTTCGAAATTATTTCTAAAGGAGACAAAATTGTTTTAAGAGGAAACAATGGGGTTTCGGTTGCATCGGCTTTGTATTATTATCTAAATAATTTTACGAACAGCCAAATTACCTGGAATGGAACCAATTTGAATTTGCCTAAAAAATTACCGGCAGTTCCTAAATTGATTCATAAAAAAACACCTTATGAATACCGCTATTATTTGAACTATTGTACGTTCAATTACAGCATGAGTTGGTGGGATTGGACTCGTTGGGAAAAAGAAATTGACTGGATGGCTTTGCACGGAATCAACATGCCGCTTGCCATTACAGGAGAAGAATACATCTGGGATGAAGTTTATAAATCTTATGGTTTTACTGATGAAGATTTGAGTACTTTTTTTAGTGGCCCTGCTTATTTCTCCTGGTTTTGGATGGGAAATTTAGACGGCTGGGGCGGACCTTTGTCTAAAAACTGGAAAGACACGCACCGCGATTTACAATTGAAAATTCTAAAAAGAGAACGTGAATTAGGAATGAAAACCGTGTTGCCTGCTTTTACAGGTCACGTTCCTGCTTCTTTCAAAAAGTTTTTTCCAAATGCTAAATTAAAACAAACCAACTGGGGGAATGATTTTGAAGATACTTACATCTTAGATTCTGATGATCCTTTATTTGCCGAAATTGGTAAGAAATTCTTAGAAAAACAATCTGAAGTTTACGGAACCGATCACTTATATTCAGCAGATACTTTTAACGAAAATACGCCTCCATCAAATGATCCTGCTTATCTTTCTGAATTGAGTAAGAAGATTTTCGAAGGCATGAAATCAGCCGATAAAGATGCGGTTTGGGTAATGCAGGGTTGGCTTTTTTACAGTCACAGAGAATTTTGGGAAGCGCCACAAATAAAAGGAATGCTGGATGCAGTTCCTGATGATCGCATGATTATATTGGATTTGGCTACCGAAATTGAACCCGTTTGGAAACGAACAGAAGCTTTTTATGGCAAACAATGGATTTGGAATATGCTGCACAATTTTGGTGGAAATATTTCAATGTTTGGAAGAATCGAAGCCGTTGCTAATGAACCTGCAAAAGCTTTAAAAGATCCTAAATCAGGAAAATTAAAAGGAATTGGATTGACAATGGAAGCTATTGAACAAAATCCGGTTTTGTATGAGTTGATGACGGATAATACCTGGAGAGATACACCAATTGAATTAAATTCATGGTTAGCTAAATACACTTTAAACCGTTACGGAAAATCAAATGCTGATATTTCTAAAGCCTGGGATATTCTGGTAAAAACAGTGTATAACGGACAGGTTATTCGTGATGGAGCAGAATCAATTATTGTGTCGCGTCCTACTTTTGAAGGCTATCGTCGTTGGGCGAGAACCAAATTAA
Protein-coding sequences here:
- a CDS encoding family 43 glycosylhydrolase, which encodes MKNFKPGIFILLMSMLLISCKLTSKKENLQTKSKIANPIIEGYFADPCIVKEGDTFFIYATIDPWGGDELAVFSTKDFLKFERHQLNWPTKKACTSPGSNDSMVWAPSVKKAANGKYYMYVSVGSEIWVGVSDAPLGPWKNAKEDSSPLISSKDYPAVHNIDADCFIDEDGQAYLYWGSGFNWKNGVCMATKLNSDMISFHGEPKAVTPKDYFEAPYMIKRFGKYYLMYSSGKAIDATYKVGYAVGNSPLGPFETASNSPILETSADSTTYGPGHHSVFNENGQDYILYHRIFPQKEKYVLRQICIDSLNFDANHQIIKIKPTGITSF
- a CDS encoding alpha-N-acetylglucosaminidase; amino-acid sequence: MRTNLKLILLFIVFVFEAGNCQSTKSKTEIATTASQLIARVVPNHASQFSVEIESSNKEDWFEIISKGDKIVLRGNNGVSVASALYYYLNNFTNSQITWNGTNLNLPKKLPAVPKLIHKKTPYEYRYYLNYCTFNYSMSWWDWTRWEKEIDWMALHGINMPLAITGEEYIWDEVYKSYGFTDEDLSTFFSGPAYFSWFWMGNLDGWGGPLSKNWKDTHRDLQLKILKRERELGMKTVLPAFTGHVPASFKKFFPNAKLKQTNWGNDFEDTYILDSDDPLFAEIGKKFLEKQSEVYGTDHLYSADTFNENTPPSNDPAYLSELSKKIFEGMKSADKDAVWVMQGWLFYSHREFWEAPQIKGMLDAVPDDRMIILDLATEIEPVWKRTEAFYGKQWIWNMLHNFGGNISMFGRIEAVANEPAKALKDPKSGKLKGIGLTMEAIEQNPVLYELMTDNTWRDTPIELNSWLAKYTLNRYGKSNADISKAWDILVKTVYNGQVIRDGAESIIVSRPTFEGYRRWARTKLNYEPKDLLPAWDLFIKAIPVAQKSDGFQYDLVDVSRQVLANYALPLQQEITKAYQNNDKVAFDKYSKEFLELIDDMDLLLATRQDFLLGPWIADARSWGIDEKEKALYEQNARDLITLWGGADNRLHEYSNRQWSGLFTDFYKPRWQQFFTDVKANWGTFDQTQFDEKIKQWEWKWVTERKDFPVKAKGNPNVVAKALHKKYRSRIIPVTERMAPIKYDY